In a single window of the Nitrospirota bacterium genome:
- the ccsB gene encoding c-type cytochrome biogenesis protein CcsB: MTVFAISGFTLHTLSILMRFIQGGHMPVANLHEAASLFAWSVVIVFFIIEIKYRVGLLGAFIMPMAFILMLSSSILPREINPLSPVLQNYWLWIHTLLAFTGDAAFAVACGIGVMYLIQEHFVKAKKLGGLFHRLPSLRVLDEVNYRLITIGFPLLTLAIISGAVWAEGVWGTFWRWDPKEVWSLITWFFYALIIHLRITAGWHGKRSAIMSVAGFVAVLFTFFGVSILLKSIHEFK; encoded by the coding sequence ATGACAGTTTTTGCTATTTCAGGTTTTACCTTGCACACGCTGTCCATACTTATGCGGTTTATACAGGGCGGCCACATGCCGGTGGCTAATCTTCACGAGGCGGCCTCGTTGTTTGCCTGGAGTGTGGTCATTGTTTTCTTCATTATAGAGATTAAATACAGGGTAGGTTTGCTTGGGGCATTTATCATGCCTATGGCATTTATTTTAATGCTATCGTCCTCGATACTCCCACGAGAGATAAATCCACTGAGCCCGGTGCTTCAAAATTACTGGCTGTGGATTCACACGCTTTTAGCTTTTACCGGAGATGCCGCCTTTGCGGTAGCCTGCGGCATAGGGGTTATGTATCTGATTCAGGAGCATTTTGTTAAGGCCAAGAAATTGGGCGGGCTTTTCCACCGCCTGCCAAGCCTCCGTGTGCTTGATGAGGTCAACTACAGGTTGATAACCATTGGGTTTCCACTTCTTACGCTTGCCATTATTTCCGGGGCTGTGTGGGCAGAAGGAGTGTGGGGAACGTTTTGGAGATGGGATCCTAAGGAGGTATGGTCGCTGATTACATGGTTTTTCTATGCCCTCATAATACACCTCAGGATTACCGCCGGTTGGCACGGCAAACGCTCTGCGATAATGTCAGTGGCAGGATTTGTTGCTGTCTTGTTTACATTTTTTGGTGTAAGCATACTTTTAAAATCTATACACGAGTTTAAATGA
- a CDS encoding molybdopterin-guanine dinucleotide biosynthesis protein MobB gives MANPLIVCIGGAYSGSGKTSLATELLKNVKGKWAAIKYTKTSFYTSVTDAADTANQEGKDSTRLLQAGAVAVKWVQSPYSALDEALRFAMFDLPRVLGIIIEGNSPMDFVRPDLTVFVLGTDAGRFKESAEKFFEKSDIAVVFQTPEAYHKIKQWPEGMKTCTASVYNNGELDFKTCTGMIIEMLKTKEIQKRLFERVTDGRVSCALARALAEELEIPYKELGAEANRLHVKIKSCDLGCF, from the coding sequence ATGGCTAATCCGTTAATAGTGTGTATAGGAGGGGCATACAGCGGCTCCGGAAAAACCTCGCTTGCCACAGAGTTGTTAAAAAATGTGAAAGGCAAATGGGCGGCGATAAAGTATACAAAGACATCCTTTTATACATCTGTTACTGATGCCGCTGACACGGCCAATCAGGAGGGTAAAGATTCCACGCGGCTTTTACAAGCAGGGGCAGTGGCCGTAAAGTGGGTACAGTCCCCGTACAGTGCCCTTGACGAGGCTTTGAGGTTTGCAATGTTTGACTTACCGAGGGTTTTGGGGATTATCATTGAAGGTAACAGTCCGATGGATTTTGTAAGGCCAGATCTTACCGTCTTTGTCTTAGGCACTGATGCAGGACGGTTTAAAGAATCGGCAGAGAAGTTTTTTGAAAAATCTGATATTGCCGTTGTTTTCCAGACACCAGAGGCATACCATAAAATAAAACAATGGCCGGAGGGGATGAAAACTTGTACTGCTTCAGTATATAATAACGGGGAGCTGGATTTTAAAACATGTACAGGGATGATTATAGAAATGCTGAAAACTAAAGAGATACAAAAGAGACTGTTTGAGAGAGTAACTGATGGCAGGGTCTCCTGCGCTTTGGCAAGAGCCTTAGCAGAGGAGTTGGAGATACCGTATAAGGAGTTAGGGGCAGAGGCTAACAGGCTTCATGTTAAAATAAAAAGCTGTGATTTAGGATGTTTTTAA
- the lptC gene encoding LPS export ABC transporter periplasmic protein LptC, whose amino-acid sequence MKNTIPIIVVVAATVIYIMLAMPENDLTKNVKIQPGESVMEKVNIYRSTDTKIIWSAQVNRLILEDNSKKAKIDGIEADFPKSGITIKAKSGLYNLSNNTITVDSNVLAYNKDAQITSKDIYVDFKTQAVSSKSGVTITGKNYTVTADSFNSLNGDNVTLNGNVKVVYN is encoded by the coding sequence GTGAAAAACACTATACCTATAATAGTGGTTGTAGCAGCAACGGTTATTTATATAATGCTTGCAATGCCAGAGAATGATTTAACAAAAAATGTTAAAATTCAACCAGGTGAATCTGTTATGGAAAAGGTCAATATCTACAGAAGCACAGACACAAAGATTATTTGGAGTGCACAAGTGAACAGGCTGATATTAGAGGATAATAGTAAGAAGGCTAAGATTGACGGTATTGAGGCTGATTTTCCTAAAAGCGGAATAACCATTAAAGCCAAAAGCGGTCTCTATAACCTCTCTAACAATACCATTACGGTTGACAGCAATGTGCTGGCTTACAATAAAGATGCTCAGATAACGTCAAAAGATATATACGTTGATTTCAAAACTCAGGCGGTTAGTTCTAAAAGCGGTGTAACAATCACAGGGAAAAATTACACTGTGACTGCTGATTCTTTTAACTCATTAAATGGTGACAATGTAACCTTAAACGGCAATGTAAAGGTGGTTTATAACTGA
- the lptA gene encoding lipopolysaccharide transport periplasmic protein LptA, with translation MVNHTVANKAETGVKMKIFISAAILLVVTALPGLSTTALYAQPPSDNESTSMKLFKGDKNVPLIITSNQLSTDNKNKTATFTGSVKAVKGETTFYADKMVVYYTDDQSKIKQIDATGNTKLIRGEKIVTAAKTVYFAGADEHVVFTGNPVATEGKNTITGTKMTYYMSDDRSVVENSRAHLEDK, from the coding sequence ATGGTAAACCACACGGTGGCAAATAAAGCTGAGACAGGAGTAAAGATGAAGATATTTATATCGGCAGCGATTTTACTTGTCGTGACGGCTCTGCCAGGCTTAAGCACCACAGCACTTTACGCACAACCACCCTCCGATAATGAATCTACTTCTATGAAGTTATTTAAAGGAGATAAGAACGTACCTCTGATAATTACAAGTAATCAACTAAGCACTGACAATAAAAACAAAACTGCAACTTTCACAGGCTCTGTTAAAGCTGTAAAGGGTGAGACCACATTCTACGCTGATAAAATGGTCGTGTATTATACTGATGACCAGTCTAAGATAAAACAAATAGATGCAACCGGCAACACTAAACTTATTCGGGGAGAGAAGATAGTCACGGCCGCTAAGACAGTTTATTTTGCAGGCGCTGACGAACACGTTGTCTTTACCGGTAACCCTGTGGCAACAGAGGGCAAAAACACAATAACCGGCACTAAGATGACTTACTACATGAGCGATGACCGCTCTGTTGTGGAAAACAGCCGCGCACATCTTGAGGATAAGTGA
- the lptB gene encoding LPS export ABC transporter ATP-binding protein → MNTIEATGLKKSYSKKTVVWNLSLTLNTGEIVGLLGPNGAGKTTTFYMLTGIIKHDAGSIALNKKDIGSLPMYVRARHGISYLPQETSIFRKLTVAENIQAVLEIKGMNRQQITDKVQQVLEEFSISHIAGNIAYTLSGGERRRTEIARAIATDPVFILFDEPFTGIDPIAIIELKKMLTYLKNRGLGILITDHNVRDTLSITDRAYIINHGEVLDEGTPEKLISNRNVKQAYLGEDFTL, encoded by the coding sequence GTGAACACGATAGAAGCAACAGGGCTGAAAAAGAGTTACTCAAAAAAAACAGTAGTTTGGAATCTGAGTTTAACTCTTAATACGGGTGAAATTGTGGGGCTTTTGGGCCCTAACGGCGCAGGGAAAACAACAACATTTTATATGCTGACAGGAATTATCAAACACGATGCCGGCTCCATTGCCTTAAACAAAAAAGACATTGGCTCGCTCCCCATGTATGTACGGGCAAGGCACGGAATATCATACCTGCCGCAGGAGACCTCGATTTTCAGAAAACTCACGGTTGCTGAAAACATCCAGGCAGTGCTTGAAATTAAAGGAATGAACAGGCAGCAGATTACCGATAAGGTGCAACAGGTTCTTGAGGAGTTTTCCATATCGCACATTGCCGGAAATATAGCTTATACGCTTTCCGGAGGCGAAAGAAGGCGCACAGAAATAGCACGCGCTATCGCCACAGACCCCGTGTTCATTCTCTTTGATGAACCATTTACCGGCATAGACCCGATAGCTATAATAGAGCTTAAAAAAATGCTGACCTACTTAAAAAACCGCGGGCTTGGGATTCTCATTACAGACCACAACGTTCGCGATACACTTTCCATAACCGATCGCGCCTACATAATAAATCACGGCGAGGTGCTGGATGAGGGTACACCGGAAAAACTTATCAGTAACAGAAATGTCAAACAAGCATACCTTGGCGAGGATTTCACTCTGTAA
- the rpoN gene encoding RNA polymerase factor sigma-54: MALETRLEARLSQKLVLTPQLQMAIRLLQLPQLELTQAINQEIIENPFLEEHTDDLYQGESEGGPSNEPESHSDSENEGAYSEVTMEGLTSFSVDEYFEERGADGRDLGYFTSGEDEKPGFETFLTESLDLTDHLKLQLDMSEAHGRLKEAAEMIIGNIDENGYLCATVEELAKVLGEELPVVEKALRLVQRFDPPGVGARNIKECLIIQIKLLGLENTLVEKIVGNNLEDLEKKKYQAIARSYRVTLEEVMVAVKIIEGLEPKPARNFSNVSISFITPDVYVERVDDLYKIILNDEHTPRVRISSRYRELLKSKNILDKTEKQFLLEKYRSATWLIKSLDERNRTIYRVTESILRRQREFFENGIQYLKPLNLKTIAEDVSVHESNISRVTSNKYLACSHGVYPFRFFFSNSLGSDDGDISSTTVKELIKKIISEEDKTNPLTDQKLMDILSGKGIKIARRTLAKYREELNIAPHTKRKKIAN; encoded by the coding sequence ATGGCACTTGAGACACGGTTAGAAGCAAGACTATCACAAAAGTTGGTACTGACGCCACAGTTGCAGATGGCGATAAGGCTTCTGCAGTTGCCCCAGCTTGAGCTTACGCAGGCGATAAATCAGGAAATTATAGAAAATCCGTTTCTTGAAGAGCATACGGATGATTTGTATCAGGGGGAATCAGAGGGCGGACCTAGTAACGAGCCGGAGTCACACTCTGATAGCGAAAATGAGGGGGCATATTCAGAGGTTACCATGGAGGGACTTACGTCTTTTTCCGTGGATGAGTACTTTGAAGAGCGCGGGGCAGACGGACGCGATCTTGGATATTTCACTTCCGGAGAGGACGAAAAACCCGGCTTTGAAACTTTTCTCACCGAGTCCTTAGATTTAACAGACCATCTGAAACTTCAATTGGATATGTCAGAGGCACACGGCAGGCTGAAAGAGGCTGCCGAGATGATTATCGGCAATATTGATGAAAACGGCTATTTATGTGCAACCGTTGAAGAGCTTGCAAAGGTGCTTGGCGAGGAACTACCGGTTGTGGAAAAGGCGCTGAGGCTGGTGCAGAGATTTGATCCGCCGGGAGTAGGTGCGCGTAACATAAAAGAGTGTCTGATAATACAGATAAAACTTCTGGGACTTGAGAATACGTTAGTAGAGAAAATTGTAGGAAACAATCTGGAGGACCTTGAAAAGAAGAAATACCAGGCTATCGCCAGAAGTTACCGTGTAACCCTTGAGGAGGTAATGGTAGCTGTTAAGATAATCGAGGGACTTGAGCCAAAGCCAGCCAGAAATTTTTCCAACGTCAGTATCTCTTTCATCACACCGGATGTATATGTGGAACGTGTGGATGACCTCTATAAGATAATCCTAAACGATGAACACACACCACGCGTGCGGATAAGCAGCAGATACCGGGAGCTTTTAAAAAGTAAAAACATTCTGGATAAAACAGAAAAGCAATTCCTCTTAGAAAAGTATCGTTCTGCCACATGGCTGATAAAGAGCCTTGATGAGCGTAACCGCACAATATACCGTGTGACGGAGAGCATTCTGAGGCGTCAGCGGGAGTTTTTCGAAAACGGCATACAATATCTCAAACCACTTAACCTTAAAACAATAGCCGAGGACGTAAGCGTCCACGAAAGCAACATAAGCCGCGTCACTTCAAACAAGTACCTTGCGTGCAGCCACGGGGTGTATCCGTTCAGGTTTTTTTTCAGCAACTCTCTTGGCTCAGATGACGGCGATATATCCTCAACAACAGTTAAGGAACTGATAAAAAAAATCATAAGCGAGGAGGATAAAACTAACCCGTTAACAGATCAGAAATTAATGGACATTCTAAGCGGTAAAGGGATAAAAATAGCAAGGCGCACACTTGCCAAATACAGAGAGGAGCTAAACATTGCTCCGCACACAAAGAGGAAAAAAATAGCCAATTAG